A single window of Lepeophtheirus salmonis chromosome 2, UVic_Lsal_1.4, whole genome shotgun sequence DNA harbors:
- the Adat1 gene encoding LOW QUALITY PROTEIN: tRNA-specific adenosine deaminase 1 (The sequence of the model RefSeq protein was modified relative to this genomic sequence to represent the inferred CDS: deleted 1 base in 1 codon), which produces MDIGHRVASAVLKHYQDVVPRKWKPRNGEWTVLSAFILEDVGSGTLEVVSLGSGTKCLGVTQLSLQGDAIHDSHGEVLARRGFKRYLLSEVLKFNESKTGILRSKEDFKAFPKKIHFFFDTSSMWRCNNNSNDCGWPSKSKKSRVEGPDIHRTGAKCVANQVMMDEHLPGVGYHVVGAVRTKPGRGSPTKSLSCSDKMLKWNYFGTCGDILKRFWFPSGLHWSSITINCQIEDKDSIKESLQRALIDRCSAPFGTIHLPLICTSHLSFEYDLKMDESNKASPCANSICWSKVANEPLAMLSEGRKFGLAKKHYSSRKSILPISRLKLAEFALHIMMQEKSDRISYIWSKKYQVL; this is translated from the exons ATGGATATTGGACACAGAGTCGCTTCTGCTGTATTAAAACATTACCAAGACGTTGTTCCTCGTAAATGGAAGCCTCGAAATGGAGAATGGACAGTTTTGTCTGCCTTTATCCTTGAGGATGTTGGAAGTGGGACCCTTGAAGTTGTGTCACTGGGGTCTGGGACCAAATGTTTGGGCGTGACTCAACTATCTCTCCAAGGGGATGCCATCCATGATTCCCATGGTGAAGTACTGGCTCGAAGAGGTTTTAAGCGATATTTGCTCTCAGaagtcttaaaatttaatgagtCAAAGACTGGAATACTTCGTTCTAAGGAGGACTTTAAggcttttcccaaaaaaattcacttttttttcgaCACGTCTTCCATGTGGAGATGCAACAATAATTCCAATGATTGCGGATGGCCC TCCAAATCCAAGAAATCCCGCGTTGAAGGCCCAGATATTCATCGAACTGGTGCTAAATGTGTTGCTAATCAAGTTATGATGGATGAACATCTCCCTGGGGTAGGCTATCATGTTGTTGGTGCTGTTAGAACAAAACCTGGACGAGGTTCTCCCACAAAATCACTCTCATGCTCGGATAAAATGCTCAAGTGGAATTATTTTGGAACATGTGGAGATATTTTAAAACGATTTTGGTTTCCATCGGGACTACATTGGTCGTCTATAACTATTAATTGTCAAATAGAAGATAAGGATAGCATCAAGGAGTCACTGCAAAGGGCCTTGATTGATCGATGCTCAGCACCTTTTGGT ACGATCCATCTCCCCCTGATTTGTACAAGTCATCTGAGCtttgaatatgatttaaaaatggatGAAAGCAATAAAGCATCTCCATGTGCCAATTCCATATGCTGGAGTAAGGTTGCTAACGAACCACTCGCAATGCTCTCTGAAGGACGTAAATTCGGTTTAGCTAAAAAACATTATAGTTCTAGAAAATCTATTTTGCCAATAAGTCGTTTGAAACTAGCTGAGTTCGCTCTTCATATCATGATGCAAGAGAAAAGTGATAGAATCAGCTATATTtggagtaaaaaatatcaagtactCTGA
- the Coq8 gene encoding atypical kinase COQ8B, mitochondrial, producing the protein MAGFSDAVKVLRGVESVARRVPPVLNSSVKAPLERDLKAWGSCLRQIELKNLNLPSNRILSLIAKNAEVFYKVSSDRKTSVSQDIPLTSEKSPMTSEPLLPQKIHENPLIEIPSKTEESLQLNPETTSLDILKMDLTDPQALKERVYVQHSAKPISATPPKSRLSTTSNERRIPSSRIGRVMAFGNLGLGLGMGTIVEASKRIIQTGSLSGDTLGFLLNESNAERIVKTLCRVRGAALKIGQMLSIQDETLVSPELQKIFERVRQSADYMPPSQMEKVIAEELGPDWRSMFASFNETPFAAASIGQVHTATLHDGRFVAVKIQYPGVAQSIKSDIQNLLTVLNVSKIIPEGFFLNSVITQMEIELENECNYYREAECCERMREMLHAQSSSVYYVPEVIKSVSSERILTTELLEGLTFDECVSLNQETRNYIVESVIKLVLHELFIYRYMQTDPNWANFLYNDKTKQLGLLDFGATQEYSASFVRDYFEIIDAAGRLNDRKRVLEYSRKIGFLTGYESNVMNEAHVDSVMILGECFRTPGIYDFGEQQITLRLQEKTVVMIKNRLCAPPNEIYSLHRKMSGIFLLAAKLNAKVDSNMIWRDIVEKYNVIKNSKDFNEETLTSN; encoded by the exons ATGGCTGGATTCTCGGACGCAGTTAAGGTTTTGAGAGGAGTGGAGAGTGTTGCAAGAAGAGTCCCTCCAGTTCTGAACTCAAGTGTCAAAGCGCCTTTGGAAAGAGATTTGAAAGCATGGGGAAGTTGTCTCAGGCAAATAGAACTCAAAAACTTAAATCTCCCTTCAAATCGAATTTTGTCTCTCATTGCCAAAAATGCAGAAGTATTTTACAAAGTTTCCTCAGATCGGAAGACATCCGTATCTCAAGACATCCCTTTGACATCCGAAAAGTCCCCCATGACTTCAGAGCCTCTACTACCTCAAAAAATTCATGAGAATCCCCTCATTGAAATTCCTTCTAAAACAGAAGAATCCCTTCAGTTGAACCCAGAAACAACCTCATTAGACATACTTAAAATGGATCTTACAGACCCTCAAGCCCTTAAAGAGAGAGTATATGTCCAACATTCTGCCAAACCCATCTCTGCTACGCCACCCAAATCCAGACTCTCTACGACATCTAATGAAAGAAGAATCCCCTCGTCGCGAATTGGTCGAGTTATGGCATTTGGTAATCTTGGACTTGGTCTGGGCATGGGAACAATTGTGGAAGCCTCCAAGCGTATCATTCAAACTGGATCACTCTCAGGAGATACACTTGGTTTTTTACTCAATGAATCAAATGCTGAGCGAATTGTTAAAACTCTTTGTCGAGTTCGAGGAGCGGCTCTGAAAATAGGGCAGATGCTTAGTATTCAAGATGAGACACTTGTTAGTCCAGAATTGCAAAAGATATTTGAACGAGTGAGGCAGTCTGCAGATTATATGCCTCCTTCACAAATGGAG AAAGTCATAGCAGAAGAACTTGGCCCAGATTGGCGATCCATGTTTGCTTCATTTAATGAAACTCCCTTTGCCGCTGCCTCAATAGGACAAGTTCATACTGCTACTCTCCACGATGGTCGCTTCGTTGCTGTGAAAATTCAATATCCGGGTGTTGCACAGAGTATCAAGAGTGATATTCAGAATTTACTCACGGTTTTAAATGTATCAAAGATAATACCAGAAGGGTTTTTCCTTAATTCTGTTATTACTCAAATGGAAATAGAATTAGAGAATGAATGTAATTATTACAGAGAAGCAGAATGCTGTGAAAGGATGCGAGAAATGCTTCATGCACAGTCCTCTTCTGTATATTATGTCCCAGAGGTGATCAAATCTGTTTCCTCTGAAAGGATCCTAACAACTGAACTTTTGGAAGGACTCACATTTGACGAATGTGTGTCATTAAATCAGGAAACGCGAAATTACATTGTTGAGTCTGTCATCAAATTGGTTTTAcatgaactttttatttatcgCTATATGCAAACGGATCCAAATTGGGCCAACTTTTTATATAACGACAAGACAAAGCAGTTAGGTCTCCTGGATTTCGGAGCTACCCAAGAATACTCTGCCTCTTTTGTTAgagattattttgaaatcatAGATGCTGCTGGAAGACTCAATGATCGCAAGAGGGTTCTTGAATATTCAAGGAAAATTGGTTTCCTCACAGGCTATGAATCAAATGTTATGAATGAGGCTCATGTGGATTCTGTAATGATTCTTGGAGAATGTTTTCGCACTCCAGGAATCTACGATTTTGGTGAACAGCAAATTACTTTAAGACTGCAAGAAAAAACTGTCGTTATGATCAAGAATCGTCTTTGTGCACCTCCTAATGAAATTTATTCTCTCCACAGAAAAATGTCCGGTATATTCCTTCTTGCTGCTAAATTAAATGCAAAAGTTGACTCTAATATGATTTGGAGggatattgttgaaaaatacaatgtaattaAAAACTCAAAGGATTTTAATGAAGAAACGCTAACCAGTAATTAA
- the Trs33 gene encoding major facilitator superfamily domain-containing protein 3 isoform X1 produces the protein MLFGIMESNPLFLKKLFLLFTLYFVQACPYGFQAGCLPIILRQNGLSFANLGAIKLLFLPWICKPLISLKVEQKKQFWIFFTLIGLAFICFWSADHVSIFQLFHVSLMLLSFNFLCATLDICVDSLSVSLLDDDELGAASTIQVVAYKTGAAVSGGLLLLLHEHFGWATMFYLFGMVYLFTVIGLYSLNTIPIVSIPEHKVHQSMSIIETWKELNIPGTTWVIYFVLIYKLNTHSSDIVPLFMSDKGLPTNLLAIGNTIGRIFSIIGSTYSGYLLTKKRSAIELIEMFCTIQLFSIFVQFCFIYFWGSEGVDLSHRMDIYLLFGNYITLYWNLFCSGAITTACFTMMMSLSKKVPLSFFQGTYFSLLCTFEILGKVLFASTTGLVTDVMGPSFSVFCCMGLTALVLSSLKWSPLRKSER, from the coding sequence atgttgttcgGAATAATGGAGTCAAATCCTTTATTCCTCAAGAAGCTTTTTCTACTTTTCACACTTTATTTCGTTCAAGCCTGTCCTTATGGATTTCAAGCTGGATGTCTCCCTATAATTCTTCGACAAAATGGACTTTCATTCGCTAATCTTGGAgctattaaattacttttccttCCTTGGATTTGTAAGCCccttatttcattaaaagttgAGCAAAAGAAGCAGTTTTGGATATTCTTTACCCTAATAGGACTCGCATTCATTTGTTTTTGGTCTGCAGACCATGTTTCAATTTTTCAGCTTTTTCATGTATCTCTCATGCTATtgtcctttaattttttgtgtgcaACGTTGGATATATGTGTTGATAGTTTGTCAGTCAGCCTACTCGATGACGATGAATTAGGAGCAGCTAGTACTATTCAAGTTGTGGCTTATAAAACGGGTGCTGCAGTGTCTGGAGGTTTGCTCCTTCTGTTACATGAACATTTTGGTTGGGCTACCATGTTTTATCTCTTTGGTATGGTGTATCTTTTCACTGTGATAGGACTATATAGTTTAAACACAATTCCCATTGTGTCCATACCAGAGCATAAAGTACATCAATCCATGAGCATCATAGAAACTTGGAAGGAACTGAACATTCCTGGAACTACGTGGGTTATATATTTTGTgctaatatacaaattaaacacCCATTCATCGGATATAGTTCCCTTATTTATGTCTGATAAAGGACTCCCCACGAATTTGCTGGCCATCGGGAATACCATTGGCCGCATCTTTTCCATCATTGGATCTACATATTCTGGATATCTATTGACTAAGAAAAGATCAGCCATTGAACTAATTGAAATGTTTTGTactattcaacttttttcaatttttgttcagttttgctttatttatttttggggaagCGAGGGAGTTGATTTATCCCATAGGATggatatatacttattatttggAAATTACATAACGCTCTATTGGAACTTGTTTTGTTCTGGAGCCATAACTACCGCTTGTTTCACCATGATGATGTCATTGAGTAAGAAAGTGCCGCTTTCCTTCTTTCAGggaacatatttttctttgttgtgCACGTTTGAAATACTGGGAAAAGTGTTGTTTGCGTCTACTACTGGTTTAGTTACAGACGTAATGGGTCCATCTTTCTCTGTTTTCTGTTGTATGGGACTTACTGCATTAGTCCTGAGTTCTTTAAAATGGTCACCTCTCAGAAAATCTGAGAGGTGA
- the Trs33 gene encoding zinc finger HIT domain-containing protein 1 isoform X3, translated as MSNRIREQRRIMDDAARQRRARKALEKLEYDNFNEDPHADLVMSKKAMNLFQDDDEDPKKSVKRKTRREDYFKHRYRKNFSQLLEEDSNVHPDTPNYIRAQAPPSAKAPRRFCAVCGDFYKYTCSSCGAYYCSIRCEETHRETRCLKWTV; from the exons atgtcgAACCGCATCAGAGAGCAGCGTCGTATTATGGACGATGCCGCTCGGCAGAGACGAGCCAGAAAAGcacttgaaaaattagaatatgataattttaacgAGGATCCCCATGCGGATCTAGTAATGTCTAAAAAGGCTATGAACCTTTTTCAAGACGACGATGAGGATCCAAAGAAAAGCGTAAAACGTAAAACGCGTAGAGAAGACTATTTTAAACATAG ATACCGAAAGAATTTTTCTCAGCTCCTTGAAGAAGACTCTAATGTTCATCCGGACACTCCAAATTATATAAGAGCCCAGGCACCTCCTTCAGCCAAAGCACCCAGGCGTTTTTGTGCCGTTTGTggggatttttataaatacacttGTAGTTCTTGTGGTGCATATTATTGTTCAATTCGTTGCGAAGAAACTCATCGGGAAACGAGGTGTCTTAAGTGGACTGTTTGA
- the Trs33 gene encoding trafficking protein particle complex subunit 6b isoform X2, whose amino-acid sequence MDSEEVPLDLLHIELVAHFVSQKDKIDEALSTLEAIGFNTGYRLIERLTRDSLKFKDELDLMKFICKDFWVSVFRKQIDNLRTNHQGVYVLQDNTFKFLNKISDGKQYLEFAPRYMAFTCGLLRGTLANLGIVSVVTADVTSMPSVKFQVKVQRV is encoded by the coding sequence ATGGACTCGGAAGAAGTTCCCTTGGATCTTCTTCACATTGAACTTGTGGCTCACTTTGTGtctcaaaaagataaaattgatgAAGCTCTTTCTACTCTAGAAGCCATCGGTTTCAACACAGGCTATAGACTCATCGAGAGACTCACACGAGACTCACTCAAATTTAAAGACGAACTTGATTTAATGAAGTTTATTTGTAAGGACTTTTGGGTCTCAGTTTTTCGAAAGCAAATTGATAATCTAAGGACCAATCATCAGGGTGTCTACGTTTTACAAGATAATACcttcaaatttcttaataaaatatccgACGGAAAACAATATTTGGAGTTTGCTCCTAGATATATGGCCTTTACTTGTGGACTACTAAGAGGTACTTTAGCCAATTTGGGCATCGTATCCGTCGTTACTGCTGACGTTACGTCCATGCCATCAGTTAAATTCCAAGTAAAAGTCCAAAGAGTCTAA